Below is a window of Gossypium hirsutum isolate 1008001.06 chromosome A12, Gossypium_hirsutum_v2.1, whole genome shotgun sequence DNA.
TATTTATTCCAAAACCCAAATATATTACACTAAGCTAGACCTGTTCATGGGCTGGGCTACTTGCCCAAACCCGAAGGCCCATTCAAAATTTgagagggtttgagtaaaaatattagaCGTGAAAAATGAGCTTGGGCAAAAAAGATAGGCCCGTTTAAAATATAGGTCGAGCTTGGATTTGAACATTCAAGGCTTGAGCCTCAAGCCCAAGCCTGTCCCAtcccatttttaagtttataatactttatattatgttatttttatatatgatgtaatttataacacattaaaataataaacctatactaaatatataatattactctcatgtaaatattaaaataatgttaaatgactatataaaaaatttcaataaattaaaataatataaatatttataaaaaagttaatatGGACGGGTCTAAAATAGGCTTGGGTAAACATATGCTTAGGCTCGGGCCAAACTCGACCCTACCCATGAACACTTCTACACTAAGCTCAAACTCAAATAAATAATGTACTCATTATTACctaaactcaaaataaactaattattatattttttattataatctatcatataataatagttatgtaCGATAGTAGTACATTATATatcaattattatatattattgctTATTATTATATTGGTTGAAATATGTTCTAAGTATCTATACTTTTAATACATTTAAAAGTTAGCCTtcctactatattatataatgttatatcatatcatgtagtatataatatattaatagtttatatatgcaTTAATGAATAAACATTATAATATGATGTAATACTATACTTTTAATTACaatctataatataaaaatagttatatataatagtagtacattatatattattgtttactATTATACTGGttgaaatatgttttaaattcctatacttttcatacatttgaatatgatatattatatcataaattAATAGTTATGCATTAGGGTGTGAACTTTTTTCTGTCTAAGTTAGTCCCTAAATTTGACTATTGTTCTTACATTGGGATCTAAACTTTAGGAGTTTTGAAGAAAATATCAGAGACTAACCTGGATAAAAAAAGTTTAGGCTCCGATATAAGAACAATTActaaatttagtaaaagaaaTTGCCAAATTCAAGgattgaaaaattatttaaccctttattttatggatttaatatTAGTACAATATTTTAGTATtgaattttattgttaaaataacTTTATTTCAACGTGCTCTTATATTtctttaagagaaaaaaaaagagaataattcaATTGGAATATCTTGGACAATGGAAATTCTTTGTTGGGATATGCATGTGAGCCATCATGACTTAGTGAGTGGCTCCTTTGGCAAGATATGCACGTGAGTCATTCCGAAATCACACTACTCCCCcacaaaaaatgataaatttatctaTATCGAAATTACaagttaatataataattattaatcccttcaaaaattattatttgtttttaaccTCTTAAAATAACTTTGTACTTCACTCTAAAATTTGGTCATTATCAAATCACATGAGACTTTTTGATATATAACATACACATGCTAGCTATCATTAAATCATGTTAGGACCTACTTATACTTATAGTTCCTCCCAGAAATTTTAtcgtatgtatatatgtatagaaattatgtatttaaaatataacgagatctttaaaaattatttaataaataataaaacgtatggtttgaaattaattaataataacacatgtaaTATGTACgagaatgaaatgaaaaaaaaaattaagtaaaatgaaatttaaacatacaaatatatcatattaagaATTGTAAATGCAttacaattgtttatcatgatATCTCATCAATCTTGAGTTGATGCCGAGttaactcgtgacaccaactcaatcaataacattattaataCTAAAAATTCTATCACATGCATAAGTGTAAGTGTGTAGACATCAATTTAGTCAgagattttattaatagtatgagtatacaattgatggaggaaataaaatatgcataataaaattaaaacgtataaaataatcaaaataaaatttagttgagtggtaaatttaagatTTTCTCAATATAATTTTCATaggttcaaattctaaaattttcatactttttattgtttttttaaaattaaaaagactaaagtaaataatataaaatattttaaacatggaaagacatttttataattttttctaattgAGTTGGTCCCTGGTTGACTCGTGGTACCAACTCAATCAAGGATATTATTAATAGTACAAATATATATGATAGATTGAGATAATAAAGTGtccataaataaaattaaatgtacaaattattttaaaataaaattctgaTCGAGTGATAAAATTGAAGTTTTATCAGTGCAAATGATATGGACTTAAATCCCACCATACTttgatgaccaaaaaaaaaaatctcaccatatgctttctttttttattgttttttttaaaataaaaacactaaaGTGCCctagaataaaataatttatttaggttaaattctgctattagtctttatactttacaAAAGCTGtggatttagtccctgtactttaatttgatcaattttagtccttatattttttgaattttaaaaatttaatcctgaCCAAACAAAAgcagttaaattcaattactaattcAGTAATATGCGTACAGTTGTAGATTTGATCCATATTCTCTAACTGGATCATTCTAAGTCTCTATactattcaaattttgaaattcaattttgatGTATATGATAGTCGTTAATTAATTCGTCGGATTTTTAATtagtaatatgtggaaataataaGTTGATATAGTGTTTCGTATATGATAATATATTAGACGcatcaaattttagaaataatagaacttaacttaataaatttaatagttatcattttgtgaatattaatattttaaaatttaaaagaaataaggattaaaaaggactaaattaaagtaaatggattaaatccataattttttttaaaacatataaactaatagtaaaatttaacccttattttatataaaaatatgtatttataattgaattgccaaatatataatttaaagatCACAACCATGCTTTGCTTTCATGTCTTATTTGACACCGTATCCCGAGTTTGAATCTCGGCATCCCTTTCTTTacctttcaaatataaataaaatatttttttcattaaaaaataaattaaatgtaaagGATAAAGCACAAATTTGGATATAATAAAATAGAGACTAATTTttcattataagaaaaaaaaaacaaaatggtttaattacattTAAGCTCATTagttaacttaaaaaaattacaaaatatttattaaattattcgaaactttttatttaagtcactgtattattttaatcattattataTAATCTTTCCTATTCGCACCGACTACATCAATTGATAActctgattcttttttttttctaccgtttaattttgtttttcatgaAATGGCTTTGTATGTTATGAATTtgcaaaaacaaaatttaaacatttttcttctCCGTTTTTTGATTTTGATCGTCAAATTGAATTAGATATAAAGTATGTTCTTTTACTTGTATGAATATTTATCTATTGCACCGATCGTCAAATTGTCGCTTAGTATTTACTAGTCGGATTATAAAAAAACTTAACAGATTAGTGGctgaaataaaaacttttaaatagtttagtgaattaagtgaaaattttgaaatagtgcgAGAGGGTATAACTGTTAAGCCTATCCAAAACATGCGACATTAATATAGCTTCAAAGCTTTGCCTTATCCCTACCATTAATTTGACTATATACAGCATTAACTGTTCTATTTCTTCAGCTACCATGAAGATCTTTAATGCTGCAATAATGTTGCTGCTACTAGCATTAATGGCCGCCATTTCAACTGCTTCAACCGACAAACGAACGTATATAGTTCGCATGGACAAGACAAAGATCACCAACACTTTCAGTTCCCTTGTTAGTATTACCAAACCATGGCACCAAGCTGTCCTTGAGTCTTTAGCTGATGATGATGAACTCGAAGCCACACCACCGGAGCTACTGTATTCCTATGAAACCGCCTTGTTTGGTTTCGCCGCAAAGCTGTCTAGTAAACAGTTAGAATCGTTGAAAAACATGGAAGGGTTCATATCGGCGGTACCTGATAAAATGCTAAGCCTCCACACTACTCGGAGTCCATTCTTTCTTGGCTTAACAGGGAAGAAAGGGAAAAATGGACCATGGAGTGGTTCTACTTCTAATTTACATTCCGATGTAATAATTGGTGTGGTGGATAGTGGGATTTGGCCGGAACATGTTAGTTTCCGAGACCATGGATTATCTCCGGTACCAGAAAGATGGAGGGGTACTTGTGAAAAAGGTACTAAATTCTCACCGTCGAATTGTAACAAGAAACTAATCGGTGCTCGGTATTTCTACGGTGGGTATCTCGCCGCAGGTGGGAAAATCGATGAAACAAATGAATATGTATCTACAAGAGATGCATCTGGTCATGGTACACATACAGCTTCAACAGCAGGTGGGAATTTCGTGGAACAAGCTAATCTTTTCGGCGTGGCTAATGGTTCGGCTGCCGGAATGAGGTACACGGCGAGGATAGCGGCGTATAAAGTATGTTGGCCGGGATGTTCAACCATTGATATTTTAACAGCTATGATGAAAGCCATTGAAGATGGTGTTGATGTGTTGACATTGTCATTAGGTTCAACATCTGAAGCTGTGCCTTATTGGCAAGATTACCTTGCTATAGCATCATATTTTGCTTTTAAAAGTGGGATCTTTGTGGCCTTTAGTGCAGGTAATAGTGGACCGTGGGCGTACACGGCGGTTAACACCGCGCCATGGATCATGACTGTAGCGGCTAGTACTATAGATCGAAGCTTCCCTGCAATTATCAGACTTGGAAACGGAGAAACCTTCGAAGGGTCTTCATTTTATACCGGTAAGGCCTTAAAGGGATTACCAATTGTGTATGGCAAAACTGCAGGTGTTACAGGTGCTGAACATTGTATCCCTGGTACACTTAATCCTAAGCTTGTGAAAGGCAAATTAGTGATTTGTGAACCAGGAGACGAATATATGACGCAGAGCGAACGAGGGGAACAAGTGAAATTGGCCGGTGGTGCTGGGGTTTTAGTAATGAGTACTGTCGGTGAAGATCTTGCAAATGAACCTCATGTGTTGCCTGATATTTTATTAGGTACTTCAACTAGTAAAGCTGTGATTAAGTATGTGAGCTCAACTAAAGCACCCATAGGCACCATTGTGTTCAAAGGCACAACGTATGGTAACCGTGCACCGAAACTCGCTGCATTTTCATCGAGAGGACCGAATTTAGCCGGTCCGGATGTGATCAAACCGGATGTAACAGCGCCGGGAGTGGATATCCTAGCAGCATGGCCGGCTGAGACAAGTCCCAGCACACTCGAGTCCGATAAAAGAAGGGTATCATTCAACATTATGTCTGGTACATCAATGTCGTGCCCTCATGTTAGTGGCATTGCTGCGTTGATTAAATCGAAGCACAAAGATTGGTCCCCAGCAGCAATCAAATCTGCACTCATGACAACTGCATATACCATAGACAACAAGAGAAAACCTATAAGCGATCTTAAATCTCATGCCTTGGCAACTCCTTTCGGTATCGGTTCGGGTCATGTCGATCCTATCAAAGCTTCTGATCCCGGTTTAATCTATGATATCACCGCGGACGATTACATAAGTTACTTATGTGGCCTCAAGTATAATGAGTCACAAATAGCCTTGTTTGAAGAGGGTTTCATAGAATGTAAGGAGCAATTGGCGATGCAACCCGGTGACCTGAATTACCCGTCTTTCGCCGTGAACTTCAATCGAAAGGCTCGAAATGTTACGGTCACATACAAAAGGACTGTTACAAATGTTGGGATACCTAAAAGTACATACAGAGTATCAGTTGAAGCACCCAAAGGAGCATATGTGATTGTAAGGCCTAAAGTATTGAGTTTTAAGAAGTTGAATCAGAAACTGAGTTACAAAGTGAGTTTCATTGGACTGAGTCGAAAGAAACCGGTTGTTAACTCAGCATTTGGTTCCTTAATGTGGGTTTCTGGTAATTACAGAGTTAAAAGTCCCATTGCAGTGACTTGGAAATAGCCTGTAGTCACCATGGACTGATATCTTATTAATGTACTGATTGTTGAAGGAAAATaaagacaatttttttttggCTAAGATGTGCTATTAATCCTTAGCAAAAGTTGCTGATTTAGTACGTGtagattaatttttcttttttgtccatctattttttaaattttaaaattttagtattcaTAAAAGGATAATTGTTAAATCAATAACTATACGTATAGTATAGGAGTAACAATTGAATTTAAACGAACGTATTTAATTACTACTACTTGAGTTaagaatataattttaaaattcaaaaaatgcataaactaaaattgaatagttaaaaaagtacaaaaattaaaattaaacaaataaaagtaCGAGAGTTAAATTTACAAGCTTCACAAAGTATAAGATTTTTAGAATTGAATAGGTAGTTGAATCGGTTAGATCATTAGTTCGATCAGTCtgactaaaaaaatttattaaaagttgaaaaaatattaaaaaactcaATTCAACTTATTTTTTAGTCGTTTCAACTAGTTTGTACTAGTTCTCTGTGTTATCAATTCAAAGCAATTGTTCGAACCGGTACTTTGATTAATTTTTGGTTCATTTGATTGATCCAATTTGGTTCAAACATCATTGCCCTATACTTATCAATGATGATGTATCTAGCATAACACGGTAAAAATAGACCATAGAGGCCCTTGTATTAGTTAGGAGTCATATTACATTTTactctctttactaaaaaaatagataaattagtccctgtatattggatcaaatcaaagagcaaattagtcatcttgttaaaatttcatctatttccaTTATTAAAAATTTGTCTATATACGTCAAAATAGGTAGCGTGACATTCCATGCATACCTGTTTAGTTATTTCGTTAGTCATGTCGATTTTTAACAttagaaattgatgaaatttttaataaaaaggactaatttaccCTTTGGTTTaacccaaaaaatttaatttacctattttattaataaaaaagataaaatataatccaactcttaataaaaaaaattcataatatctAGATAACTTTactgaaaaaaaaaaccactaTTTTCTGCACCGACCACCCCCACTAATGGGGTTTCTAATAATATTTAAGGGAACCCATATCTCAAATTGAAACTATTTCATAATGCACACACTTGCACCGCGCTGCAATATGCAATCTGAAATAAAATAGCAACCTGCACCACCTTGTCTTGTTTTTAACCCATTTTAGGGACTTATTTGATCTTTATAGTGCCCCAAGTGGTGCCCTAAGTGATATGTTGATCCAACCAAAAAGATTCTCCATTAACTTGGTTTGTTTTCAATGCATAAGCTTTAGATGTTAATGCTCCATTAACTTAGTTCTGCCCTAACCCTAATGATTAAAGAATTCAGCACCAGAGCAAAAAAGTAACCATCACCCTATCCAAAACCATTGAAATCCATTATCATATCAAAAGCTACCCATGCCATAGGGTAATATAAACTCACTTATAGCAGCCCACGCTGTATGAATATACTCATATCACGCACCCACACATGAGAATTGTATATAGACTGGGAGAGGTTgggtttaaattatatttaaatattatattaacacattttatatttattttaacttagtttgagttaaaatattagtttaaaattttgctcaaactCGCTCATATTTACTAATAgttaatttaaattcattttaggcCCGccaatattatttttgtaaaaaaattaaaaattatatatattattttaatt
It encodes the following:
- the LOC107923570 gene encoding subtilisin-like protease SBT1.1 → MKIFNAAIMLLLLALMAAISTASTDKRTYIVRMDKTKITNTFSSLVSITKPWHQAVLESLADDDELEATPPELLYSYETALFGFAAKLSSKQLESLKNMEGFISAVPDKMLSLHTTRSPFFLGLTGKKGKNGPWSGSTSNLHSDVIIGVVDSGIWPEHVSFRDHGLSPVPERWRGTCEKGTKFSPSNCNKKLIGARYFYGGYLAAGGKIDETNEYVSTRDASGHGTHTASTAGGNFVEQANLFGVANGSAAGMRYTARIAAYKVCWPGCSTIDILTAMMKAIEDGVDVLTLSLGSTSEAVPYWQDYLAIASYFAFKSGIFVAFSAGNSGPWAYTAVNTAPWIMTVAASTIDRSFPAIIRLGNGETFEGSSFYTGKALKGLPIVYGKTAGVTGAEHCIPGTLNPKLVKGKLVICEPGDEYMTQSERGEQVKLAGGAGVLVMSTVGEDLANEPHVLPDILLGTSTSKAVIKYVSSTKAPIGTIVFKGTTYGNRAPKLAAFSSRGPNLAGPDVIKPDVTAPGVDILAAWPAETSPSTLESDKRRVSFNIMSGTSMSCPHVSGIAALIKSKHKDWSPAAIKSALMTTAYTIDNKRKPISDLKSHALATPFGIGSGHVDPIKASDPGLIYDITADDYISYLCGLKYNESQIALFEEGFIECKEQLAMQPGDLNYPSFAVNFNRKARNVTVTYKRTVTNVGIPKSTYRVSVEAPKGAYVIVRPKVLSFKKLNQKLSYKVSFIGLSRKKPVVNSAFGSLMWVSGNYRVKSPIAVTWK